The genomic stretch cccagcctgctTTTGCCACCAAAAACTGCCCCAGGGCCTGAACCTTGAGGCCTCGAGGGCTCTTTGGGGCCAGGGGTCATCAGGTCCTCCTGTCCCATTTCTGCCTAGGCTGTGTCGTCCAGCTCACAGCCTATATGCCCAGAGTTTTCTTCATGGCTTCGTACACCACATAGCTGATGCCACCTGCTGGTAAGACCTTCAGTAGCGTGGGGGTCATGCCTCGGTACAGCCCTAGCCAGCCCTGCTGGGCCAGGATCCGCTGGAGGACTCCGCGCATGGTGGGATTTGAGCCCTCCACGGTATCTGCAGGGACACAGGCAAGATCAGGACTAGGCCAGAGATGACTGGGCCTCCTAGGAGTCTGGAATGTTGCGGACAGGTGCTGAAGCCACGGGTAGGGGCCCCAGAGGTCAGTAGGAAAAGAGTTTTGAAGAGTCTTAGAGGAAATTGGTCAGTTTGAGGAGGAGTGGGGGAGTTTCTGAGTAGAAGTTATCAGGATTAATTTTAGGAAATTTTCTtgaggggtgggagtggggagagggtctctctctgttgcgcaggctggagtgcggaggcacgatcatagctcactgcagcctcgacctccagagctcaagggatcctccagcctcagcctcccaagtagctgggaccacaggtccatactaccatgcctggctaatttatatatatatatttttgagacgcagtctcgaaAGTTATCAAAAGTGGGCTGGGATCAGACACGGAGGGTGCCGGACTCAGTTTTGGGgtatgagaaaattgagacagACAGGGTGGGGCGGGGAAGGGGCATGCATGGTGGCCTCTGGGGACAGGCTGACCTTGGGCCTGCATCCTTGTGCGCACCAGAGTCAGTGGGTAGCTGGCCATCTGGCCACAGGTCGTGGATAGCGTCACAGACGACAGACTGACCAGGCCACTGGGGTCCCCCATATCCGTGCCTGACTTCAGCCAGAAGCACTGGAGCATCTGCAAGAGAAGGGGGCCAGGAGAAAGCTCACTAGGAGCCTGGGCTCCGGCCACCCCTGCCACCCCCTCTGCAGGACCCATACCTCATAGACAGCCAGGTCGGCGCAGGCATAGGGGATGATGCCGAGCATATTGGGCAGGTAGCCGCGGTAAAGGGCGCGGGTGCCCTCTCGCTGCAAGATCTGCCTGGCGCAGTCCAGCAGCCCCTTGTACTGGCCCGTCCGACGCAAGGTCAGCCGCGTCTTCAGCACCTGGGGATGGCGGGGAACAAGGCAGCTCATTTGATTGAATCCTGTCAATGACCCTCGGGGTAGCCATTGTCCCCACCCTACAAacaaggaaaatgaggctcaggaAGGCAAAGAGCTGGGTTTCAGACCCGGATCTGTCAGATTCCATGGAATGCTCTCTGAATTTTGAGTTCTGAAGCACAAATGCTGGCAAAGGCCAAGAGAGTGAGGGAAGAAGGCTCACGTCTGtcttcccagccctttgggaggctgaggcgggaggatcgcttgaggccaggagttcgagaccagcctgggcaacatagcgagaccccatctttacaaaaaaatcaataaaataaaaataagatgtatatggaaacatcaacatgggAGAACAGCCTGGAAAACTGATTAAGAATAACAGGGAAGGGAGGCGAGAAAACATGCCCTCAAGCCTCAAAAATTGAAGACAGCTGGCAAAACTTTATGGCAAAAAGATCAAACAttgaggggaaagaaagagagtgaaTAGGTAGAAAACAGGGCCTTcctagggcagtgaaactactccgTAAGATACTACAATGGTGGATACAAGTCATTATACATTcctcaaaacccatagaactgttAGATTAAGAGTGAACCCTAGGTCGGGTGCggtacctcatgcctgtaatcccagcactttgggaggccaaggtgggtggaacacttgaggtcaggagtttgagaccatcctgggcaacatggcgaaaccctgtctctactaaaaatacaaaaattagctgggtgtggtggcaggcagctgtaatcccagcaggagaatcgcttgaacccggaaggtggaggtcgcagtgagcagtgagtcaagatcgtgccactgcactccagcctgggtgacagagtgagactctcaaaaaaaaaaaaaaagaaaaaaaaagaaaaaaaggagggttTCCGGTCCACagatgagaaatgaaaatatatatgtatacatatatatagtatatatacatattatatatgtattattatacattatgcatatattatacataacatgcagacattatatatttttatattacatagtatataataaatgtaattatataattagatacattaaattatttaattatatataatatatacatgttatatgtacaatatatatttacataataagtaaggtatataatatatgtgtatattatatataaaacatatatatatatatttttttgagacagggtctccctctgtcacccaggctggagtgcagttgtgtcccatcatagctcactgcagcatcgaccttctgggctcaagtgctcctcccacctcagcctcctgagtagctgggactacaggcatgcaccaccacacctggctgatttttgttttcagtaaagatggggtcttgctatattgcccaggctggtctcaaactgggctcaagcaagcagtcctcccagctcagtctcccaaagtgttgggattacaggcatgagccaaggtgTCTGGCctgaaaatttatatatatatgtatatgatatatatatcatatatatgttatatatatgatatatatatcatatatataacatatatatgatatatatatcatatatatgttatatatatgatatatatcatatatatgttatatatatgatatatatcatatatatgttatatatatgatatatatcatatatatgttatatatatgatatgtatatcatatatatgttatatatatgatatatatatcatatatatgttatatatcatatatatgttatatatatgatatatatcatatatgttatatatgtcatatatatgttatatatatgatatatatgtcatatatatgttatatatatgatatatatgtcatatatatgttatatatgatatatatatcatatatatgttatatatgatatatatatcatatatatgttatatatatgatatatatatcatatatatgttatatatatgatatatatatcatatatatgttatatatgagatatatatatcatatatatgttatatataaattttcagGCCAGACACCTTGGcctgaaacatatatatatgttatatatatgatatatatatcatatatataacatatatgatatatatatcatatatgttatatatatgatatatatatcatatatgttatatatgatatatatatcatatatatgttatatatgatatatatatcatatatatgttatatatgatatatgttgtatataatatatacatatataaatttatgaaaatgttatatatgtatatatgttatatataatatattcatatataaatttatagaaaggaggaggagattggagaggaggagaaagaggtaaAGGggcaagagggagaggagggagaaaggaggagggagaaaggaggaagggaggtggagggagaaaagagaggaggaggaggaaggaaagaaggagaaggaagaagtgaagggggagaagggagaggagggagaatagaggaggagaaaggagaggaggaggagggagaaaagatgaggggagggagggagaaaggaggaggggaggaggaggaaaaggtgaaagggaggagggagagcagggagaaaagaggagaggaggagggagaaaggaagggaggaggagggagaaaggaggggggaggagggagaaaggaggggaggaggagggagaaaggaggggaggaggagggagaaaggagggcaggaggagggagaaaggaggggggaggagggagaaaggaggggggaggaggagggagaaaggaagggaggaggagggagaaaggaggggggaggaggaagaaag from Pan paniscus chromosome 20, NHGRI_mPanPan1-v2.0_pri, whole genome shotgun sequence encodes the following:
- the SLC25A41 gene encoding mitochondrial carrier protein SCaMC-3L isoform X2 — protein: MLRTWVLDTGEQLMVPVEVLEVDNKEALWKFLLSGAMAGAVSRTGTAPLDRAKVYMQVYSSKTNFTNLLGGLQSMVQEGGFRSLWRGNGINVLKIAPEYAIKFSVFEQCKNYFCGIQGSPPFQERLLAGSLAVAISQTLINPMEVLKTRLTLRRTGQYKGLLDCARQILQREGTRALYRGYLPNMLGIIPYACADLAVYEMLQCFWLKSGTDMGDPSGLVSLSSVTLSTTCGQMASYPLTLVRTRMQAQDTVEGSNPTMRGVLQRILAQQGWLGLYRGMTPTLLKVLPAGGISYVVYEAMKKTLGI